From the Nonlabens marinus S1-08 genome, one window contains:
- the neuC gene encoding UDP-N-acetylglucosamine 2-epimerase — protein MKKIAFLTGTRADFGKLKSLITAVDQSPLLEYSIFATGMHLMDLYGRTVIEIEKAGFKNIYKASNSTAETTMDLTLARTIEEFSKFIKETKPDLIVVHGDRVETLAGAISGSLNNILVAHVEGGEISGTVDELLRHAVSKMSHIHFVSNDTAARRLRQMGELDESIITTGSPDLDILFSAQLPDLKTAMDYYGIPFEEYAIALYHPVTTNAQNKKDARSFVDALLRDDSNYVVIYPNNDLGSNDILEEYARFRESGKRFKLFPSLKFEYFITLLKHARFLIGNSSAGIHESPYLGVPTVNIGRRQENRDLDNDTIIHTLSDPNAILEGVSKAKKQKLKPRKIHQQVTAAHHFIKVLEQPTIWGIDHQKQFRDLSV, from the coding sequence ATGAAAAAAATTGCATTTCTTACCGGTACACGAGCAGATTTTGGAAAGCTGAAATCACTGATTACGGCAGTGGATCAAAGTCCGCTTTTGGAGTATTCCATATTTGCGACGGGAATGCATTTGATGGACCTTTATGGTCGTACGGTCATAGAGATTGAAAAAGCAGGTTTTAAAAATATTTATAAAGCCTCCAATTCTACTGCAGAGACCACCATGGATCTAACGCTGGCAAGAACCATTGAAGAGTTTTCCAAATTTATAAAGGAAACCAAGCCAGACTTGATCGTAGTTCACGGCGATCGGGTGGAAACCCTTGCGGGAGCCATTTCAGGATCCCTCAACAATATATTGGTGGCCCATGTGGAAGGTGGTGAGATTTCTGGTACTGTTGACGAGCTATTGCGGCATGCGGTGAGCAAAATGAGTCACATCCACTTTGTTTCCAACGATACCGCTGCCCGCAGGTTGCGCCAAATGGGGGAGCTGGATGAATCGATTATTACCACAGGTTCTCCAGATCTGGATATCCTATTTTCAGCTCAGCTGCCCGACCTAAAAACCGCGATGGATTATTATGGGATTCCGTTTGAGGAGTATGCCATTGCCCTATACCATCCAGTGACCACAAATGCCCAGAACAAAAAGGATGCCCGCAGTTTTGTGGATGCTCTTCTACGAGACGATTCCAATTACGTGGTGATCTATCCAAACAACGATTTGGGTTCCAATGATATTTTAGAAGAGTATGCCCGCTTTCGCGAAAGCGGAAAACGATTCAAACTATTTCCTTCCCTGAAATTTGAGTATTTCATCACATTATTGAAACACGCACGCTTTCTCATAGGGAATAGCAGCGCTGGGATTCATGAATCACCTTATTTAGGGGTGCCTACCGTCAATATAGGTCGAAGACAGGAAAACCGTGATCTAGATAATGATACCATTATTCATACGTTAAGCGATCCTAATGCTATTTTGGAAGGTGTTTCCAAAGCCAAAAAACAAAAACTAAAACCACGTAAAATACATCAACAGGTTACTGCAGCTCACCATTTTATAAAAGTGTTGGAACAGCCAACTATCTGGGGAATAGATCATCAAAAACAGTTTAGGGACTTGAGCGTTTAA
- a CDS encoding glycosyltransferase family protein — protein sequence MFKRILILAETIDSNSSSAGKANHAMIQSLHAAGFKIKIYHFSHDQIYIDQIEVTLIKEIKSDLNYWLSRSQRVLQRLSKRNFSKQLENLFGFSFTFKNDAFSMARALEKESITDFDLLLTLSKGASYRTHAALLKLPQWHNKWLAYIHDPYPFHWYPNPYNWIEAGYKFKEAFFVQVIKKAQYLGYPSQNLATWMSAFNDQFAHKAVILPHQADATDFDINNLPEFFNVQDFNVLHAGNLMTTRDPQPLILAWKEFILENPNAKKNARLTIVGHSQHFRTQLELAAAQDESIIIQPFYMDYKVVRAMESFASVNIILEAVAKESPFLPGKFPGLVIANAPILHLGPSNSETRRLLGKNYLYAAEADDVQYIKELLNNLFNKWQACDKVLLLDRADLDEYVSPIFLKQQIQKLN from the coding sequence ATGTTTAAAAGAATCTTGATTCTTGCTGAGACTATAGACTCCAACTCAAGCAGTGCAGGAAAGGCAAACCATGCAATGATACAATCCTTACATGCTGCCGGTTTTAAAATTAAGATATATCACTTCTCCCACGATCAAATTTATATAGATCAAATCGAAGTAACTCTAATAAAAGAAATTAAAAGTGACCTTAACTATTGGCTAAGTCGTTCGCAGCGAGTATTACAACGACTTTCAAAAAGGAATTTTTCAAAACAGTTAGAGAACTTATTCGGCTTTTCCTTTACTTTCAAAAATGACGCGTTTAGCATGGCAAGAGCTCTTGAAAAGGAAAGTATAACTGACTTTGATTTGCTCTTAACTTTAAGCAAAGGGGCTAGTTATAGAACACACGCAGCTCTTCTTAAGCTACCTCAATGGCATAACAAGTGGCTTGCTTACATTCACGATCCATATCCATTTCATTGGTATCCTAACCCGTATAACTGGATCGAGGCTGGGTATAAGTTTAAAGAAGCTTTTTTCGTTCAAGTTATAAAAAAGGCCCAATATCTTGGCTATCCATCACAAAATCTCGCCACATGGATGAGTGCTTTTAATGATCAGTTCGCCCATAAAGCCGTGATTTTACCTCATCAGGCTGATGCAACCGATTTTGACATCAATAATTTACCAGAATTTTTTAATGTCCAAGATTTTAATGTTCTTCATGCTGGTAACCTAATGACCACGCGCGATCCACAGCCGCTCATACTGGCATGGAAAGAATTTATACTAGAAAACCCAAACGCTAAGAAAAATGCACGTCTCACGATCGTAGGCCACTCCCAGCATTTTAGAACTCAATTAGAACTTGCTGCGGCTCAAGATGAGTCAATCATTATACAGCCTTTTTATATGGATTATAAGGTGGTGCGTGCTATGGAATCTTTTGCTTCTGTAAATATAATTTTGGAAGCTGTTGCCAAAGAAAGTCCTTTCCTACCTGGTAAATTCCCGGGACTTGTGATAGCAAATGCACCTATACTGCACTTGGGACCATCTAACAGCGAAACAAGAAGGCTATTGGGAAAGAATTACCTCTATGCGGCCGAAGCCGATGATGTTCAATATATCAAAGAACTATTGAATAATTTATTTAACAAATGGCAGGCCTGTGATAAGGTTCTTTTGCTGGATCGCGCTGACCTAGATGAATATGTGTCGCCAATTTTTTTAAAGCAGCAGATTCAAAAGTTAAACTAG
- a CDS encoding acylneuraminate cytidylyltransferase family protein, whose translation MKTLTIIPARGGSKRLPGKNLMELGSQTLLEHSIAFAKANSSYMDAIVVSTDDEAIAKVAESHGVAVVMRPAVLASDTSTTVEALKHVLEQPDYPEVETLILLQPTNPLRPSSLLEDAMETWNSHPLDTLFTCSRMTHKFGSIKNNQFHPENYRYGQRSQDLKPLFYENGLLYICSAKSIKKGIMIDENHYAMVVDHEYASIDIDNQADLDYARYIWQRDNS comes from the coding sequence ATGAAAACCCTAACCATCATCCCAGCACGAGGCGGTTCTAAACGACTGCCAGGAAAGAATCTCATGGAATTGGGAAGTCAAACGCTGCTGGAACATAGCATCGCTTTCGCGAAAGCGAACTCCTCCTACATGGATGCAATAGTTGTCTCTACTGATGATGAAGCCATAGCAAAAGTTGCCGAAAGTCATGGTGTTGCTGTGGTGATGCGACCAGCTGTGTTGGCTAGCGATACGAGCACTACGGTAGAAGCCTTGAAACACGTATTGGAGCAACCCGATTATCCAGAAGTGGAAACCCTTATTTTATTACAACCCACTAATCCGCTGAGACCATCGAGCCTATTGGAAGACGCAATGGAGACTTGGAACTCGCACCCTTTAGATACGCTATTCACTTGTAGCAGGATGACCCACAAATTTGGTTCTATTAAAAACAACCAATTTCATCCTGAAAATTATAGGTACGGTCAACGCTCTCAAGATCTAAAGCCCTTGTTTTATGAGAATGGGTTGTTATATATCTGTTCTGCCAAAAGTATTAAGAAGGGAATTATGATCGATGAAAACCATTATGCGATGGTAGTTGACCATGAATATGCCAGTATTGATATAGACAATCAGGCAGATCTTGATTATGCTCGTTATATTTGGCAACGAGATAATTCCTAG
- a CDS encoding glycosyltransferase family protein gives MSNSSKHSTLGLVITDGVGYRNFLLSDFPKAVASSFEKVVLFSGLPASAFEQLDVTRFTIVELPIYRETKRQWFWRKLREIAHLRMFPNNDGIRDNLSMNYRTGWRPNDILVKIIYAWTWINPSEKAVQQFEKYRNNCLNDSPEQTIVDNLLDNYPVDLLFFTHQRPPFIALLTIAAEKRKIPTATFIFSWDNLASKGRMASTFDHYLTWSELMKNDLLYFYKNVSESQVHVVGTPQFEPYVLEEFHRDRNWLLNKFDLDPDKKTICYSCADKSIGPNDPIVIASIAQAIDNKEIEGAQLLVRTSPAEDPDRFKEVKDNYPEIKWNYPRWKLTRENHPEPWSQRIPDREDIAELRSVLEYSDINVNMCSTMSLDFMIFDKPVINTVFGNPENGLYNDQRFLKYQHYKTVIESGAVSIAKNKQELIDQINFSLENPTARLKQQRELVKLQISKPLEGTSKRISTELAKLISR, from the coding sequence ATGAGCAATAGTTCCAAACATAGCACTTTAGGTTTAGTTATTACAGATGGCGTAGGCTACCGTAATTTCCTTTTGAGTGATTTTCCCAAGGCGGTAGCTTCATCTTTCGAAAAAGTGGTGCTGTTTTCAGGATTACCTGCTAGTGCTTTTGAACAGTTGGATGTTACACGATTTACGATTGTGGAATTACCCATATATAGAGAGACGAAACGACAATGGTTTTGGCGAAAGCTGCGGGAGATCGCCCATTTGAGAATGTTTCCCAACAATGATGGAATAAGGGATAATCTGTCTATGAATTACCGCACTGGCTGGCGTCCCAACGATATTTTAGTTAAGATCATCTATGCATGGACGTGGATCAATCCGTCAGAGAAAGCCGTGCAACAATTTGAAAAGTACCGCAACAATTGTTTGAATGATAGCCCTGAACAAACGATTGTCGACAATCTATTGGACAATTACCCAGTGGATCTTCTGTTTTTCACACACCAGCGGCCACCATTTATTGCGCTTCTTACCATAGCAGCAGAAAAACGCAAAATACCTACAGCTACCTTTATTTTCTCTTGGGATAACCTTGCTTCCAAGGGTAGAATGGCTTCCACTTTTGATCATTACCTCACGTGGAGTGAATTGATGAAGAATGATCTCCTCTATTTTTACAAAAACGTTAGTGAATCTCAGGTTCACGTGGTGGGAACACCACAATTTGAGCCTTACGTGTTGGAAGAATTTCACCGGGATAGAAATTGGTTGTTGAATAAATTCGATCTTGATCCTGACAAAAAAACGATCTGCTACAGTTGCGCGGATAAATCTATAGGCCCTAACGATCCCATAGTGATTGCATCCATAGCCCAAGCAATAGATAACAAGGAAATAGAAGGCGCCCAGCTATTGGTACGTACCTCACCAGCCGAAGATCCCGACAGGTTCAAGGAAGTAAAAGATAATTATCCAGAAATCAAATGGAACTACCCTCGATGGAAACTCACTAGGGAGAACCATCCTGAACCTTGGAGTCAGCGCATTCCCGATAGGGAGGACATAGCAGAGTTGAGATCAGTTTTAGAATATTCCGACATTAATGTCAATATGTGCTCTACCATGAGTCTGGACTTCATGATCTTTGATAAACCCGTAATCAATACGGTTTTTGGGAATCCAGAGAATGGTTTATACAATGACCAGCGGTTTTTAAAATATCAACATTATAAAACAGTGATAGAAAGCGGTGCCGTGAGTATAGCAAAAAATAAACAAGAATTAATCGACCAAATCAATTTTTCGCTTGAAAATCCTACCGCAAGACTTAAACAACAAAGAGAATTGGTTAAGTTGCAAATAAGTAAACCATTAGAAGGAACCTCAAAAAGGATCAGTACTGAACTAGCAAAATTAATCTCCCGTTGA
- a CDS encoding N-acetylneuraminate synthase family protein produces MSQNPIFQIAQRKVGTNYAPLVIAEIGINHNGSLKIAKEMVDAAARAGVEVVKHQTHIVEDEMSGAAKKVIPGNADISIYEIMEACSLNEEDEIALKDYVEEKGMLFISTPFSRAAADRLECMNVVAYKIGSGECNNYPLLEHIASFGKPVILSTGMNTIESVSKAVAIFDKHQVPVAVLHTTNLYPTPPHLVRLGAMQELHQAFPDKVFGLSDHTLGNIACLGAVAHGASILERHFTDHMQRTGPDIVCSMDEQACADLIQQSALMAQMRGGHKGPAAEEQVTIDFAFATVCTIAPIKKGEVFTKENIWVKRPGTGEILAAEYDDILGKKALSDIGLDEQLTYKDIG; encoded by the coding sequence ATGTCCCAAAATCCCATATTTCAGATTGCCCAAAGAAAAGTAGGGACAAATTATGCTCCTTTGGTTATTGCAGAAATAGGGATCAACCACAACGGATCTCTTAAAATCGCCAAGGAAATGGTGGATGCCGCTGCCCGTGCTGGCGTGGAAGTAGTAAAGCACCAAACCCATATCGTTGAAGACGAGATGTCTGGCGCCGCAAAAAAGGTAATTCCCGGCAATGCTGATATTTCCATTTATGAAATCATGGAGGCTTGTTCCCTTAATGAGGAAGACGAGATTGCCCTAAAGGATTATGTGGAAGAAAAGGGAATGCTTTTTATCTCTACTCCTTTTTCACGTGCCGCTGCTGACCGTTTAGAGTGTATGAATGTGGTGGCCTATAAAATAGGGAGCGGCGAGTGTAATAACTACCCGCTGCTGGAGCATATTGCTAGCTTTGGTAAACCTGTTATTTTAAGTACAGGAATGAATACCATAGAAAGTGTTTCAAAAGCGGTAGCCATTTTTGATAAACATCAAGTTCCCGTAGCGGTGCTGCATACCACAAACCTATATCCTACACCACCGCACCTGGTACGACTAGGAGCCATGCAGGAACTCCACCAGGCGTTTCCCGATAAGGTATTTGGCCTTTCAGACCATACCTTGGGTAATATTGCGTGTCTGGGTGCGGTAGCCCATGGTGCATCTATTTTGGAACGACATTTTACAGATCATATGCAACGCACAGGACCAGATATAGTTTGTTCCATGGATGAACAAGCCTGCGCAGATTTGATACAGCAAAGTGCTCTTATGGCACAGATGCGAGGTGGTCATAAAGGTCCAGCAGCAGAGGAACAAGTGACTATCGACTTTGCCTTTGCTACCGTTTGCACGATTGCACCCATCAAAAAAGGAGAGGTATTTACTAAAGAAAATATTTGGGTAAAGCGACCTGGGACTGGTGAAATCCTAGCAGCAGAGTATGATGACATTTTAGGGAAAAAGGCGCTGAGTGATATTGGGCTGGATGAGCAATTGACCTATAAAGACATCGGGTAG
- a CDS encoding glycosyltransferase family 2 protein, translated as MKKISLLIATKNRKESLAYTLEKCSFLVQDPEVECIICDDGSSDGTSQFLQQHYPHITILRHETSNGIHSCRNSMFEKVSTPFAITVDDDIHFLKKIKIEEILEFFQDHQDAAVMAFRIFWGIEAPHIIEHQDVIERVRSFGAGAHAMRMSDWKKIRMLPEWFEFYGEEDLMALELFKQERYIYYYPDIGVHHRVDLKTRKLDRQDYYTRLRKGIRSGWYLYAMYYPVRKGLLKIAYSLYSKLKNFVFHGDLKMAQTLFYVIKDFTLHIFSYKNESRLTSKELKLYEKLPEAKIYWLPKDQNS; from the coding sequence ATGAAAAAGATAAGCCTTCTCATTGCTACAAAAAACCGAAAGGAATCTCTGGCCTATACTTTGGAGAAGTGTTCATTTTTAGTTCAAGATCCAGAAGTTGAATGTATAATTTGTGATGACGGATCTAGTGATGGAACCTCCCAATTCTTGCAGCAGCATTATCCTCATATCACAATCTTAAGACATGAGACCAGTAATGGGATACATAGCTGTCGCAATAGCATGTTTGAAAAAGTGAGCACTCCATTTGCTATAACTGTAGATGATGATATTCATTTCTTGAAAAAGATTAAAATAGAAGAAATATTAGAATTCTTTCAAGACCATCAGGATGCGGCAGTAATGGCGTTTCGGATTTTTTGGGGTATTGAAGCTCCTCATATTATTGAACATCAGGATGTGATAGAACGCGTTCGATCATTCGGTGCAGGTGCTCACGCGATGAGAATGAGCGATTGGAAAAAAATACGTATGCTGCCTGAATGGTTTGAATTTTATGGAGAAGAAGATTTAATGGCGCTGGAGTTATTTAAACAAGAAAGGTATATTTATTACTACCCTGACATAGGAGTTCACCATCGTGTAGATCTTAAAACGCGCAAACTAGATAGACAGGACTATTATACCAGATTACGTAAAGGAATACGTTCTGGATGGTACTTGTATGCGATGTATTACCCAGTGAGAAAAGGCCTATTAAAAATCGCATATTCTCTATATTCCAAGCTGAAGAATTTTGTGTTTCATGGTGATCTAAAAATGGCTCAAACTCTATTTTACGTAATTAAAGATTTTACCCTTCATATTTTTTCGTATAAAAATGAATCTAGGTTAACATCTAAAGAATTAAAATTATACGAAAAGTTACCAGAGGCAAAAATCTATTGGTTACCCAAAGATCAAAATTCATGA
- a CDS encoding glycosyltransferase family A protein — protein MNKRFFNRIIIPVYIPDEPDQYHEESDKIFEICLNSLRKTINLEKTAITVINNGRSSRVKSIVFNNHDIIDKYVEYTFNKGKVYPILNEARSCYEPYITICDADVAFFEGWENAVFDIFKKFKKAGVVAPLPCQGLALNNNSTLFFDNYFLGKVKYGKIVSKLDSELYIKGLGNSAVYERNNRDFDWIQKQYFLEKDIVAIVGSGHFVATYKSSIFKGDYSFPKKVFENGYEDEFIDKLADINGFYRLSTRKSYAFHMGNKVDDYINTIKQSLDSSIEINEFEIEFSTFQNTRNKTYFLRNFVFKGIRKFFNL, from the coding sequence ATGAATAAGCGATTTTTTAATCGGATTATTATTCCTGTTTATATACCTGATGAGCCCGATCAATATCACGAGGAATCTGATAAAATTTTTGAAATTTGTTTGAATAGCCTTCGTAAAACTATAAATCTAGAAAAGACAGCGATTACAGTAATTAACAATGGTCGATCATCAAGAGTTAAAAGCATAGTCTTTAATAACCATGATATTATAGATAAGTACGTGGAATATACTTTCAACAAAGGTAAAGTTTATCCCATACTAAATGAAGCCAGATCATGTTATGAGCCCTATATTACAATTTGTGATGCGGATGTAGCTTTCTTTGAAGGTTGGGAAAATGCTGTTTTCGATATCTTTAAAAAGTTTAAAAAAGCTGGTGTAGTCGCTCCTCTTCCGTGTCAAGGATTAGCCCTAAATAATAATAGCACCTTGTTTTTTGACAATTATTTTTTAGGGAAAGTAAAGTACGGTAAAATTGTTAGTAAACTCGACAGTGAATTGTATATCAAAGGCTTAGGCAACTCCGCAGTCTACGAGAGAAATAATCGGGATTTTGATTGGATTCAGAAACAATATTTTTTAGAAAAGGATATTGTAGCTATTGTTGGATCAGGACATTTTGTGGCGACTTATAAGTCCAGTATATTTAAAGGAGATTATAGTTTCCCGAAAAAAGTATTTGAAAATGGATATGAGGATGAATTTATCGATAAGCTTGCCGACATAAACGGTTTTTATAGATTGTCAACACGTAAATCATATGCATTTCATATGGGTAATAAAGTAGATGACTACATTAATACGATAAAACAATCTCTAGATTCTTCTATTGAAATAAACGAATTTGAAATCGAATTCTCTACTTTCCAAAACACTAGAAATAAAACTTACTTTCTCAGAAACTTTGTTTTTAAGGGAATAAGGAAATTTTTCAATCTTTAA
- a CDS encoding FkbM family methyltransferase — protein MKEVIYRRYDITFSRTGDDIQLLKLVNFAQPGTYVDVGCWHPIKASNTYRFYARGWKGICIDANPLIKTTFNKYRPNDNFVNCLIGSESSVDMEYFLLEEEFSSMNTLDYQFLLDHGIQDKIKTILKLPVLSLKSVLDQHLTTSDKLAFFDVDVEGYDLEVLKSNDWLKYRPKVVMVESNLNIEEDLKSEVYSFMKSVGYRYIAKSVVNRSLENTFFIDDN, from the coding sequence TTGAAAGAGGTAATATATCGTAGATACGACATCACATTTTCGAGAACAGGAGATGATATACAACTTTTAAAACTTGTTAACTTTGCACAACCTGGTACATATGTAGATGTTGGATGTTGGCACCCTATAAAGGCATCAAATACTTATAGATTCTATGCTAGAGGTTGGAAGGGTATATGTATTGATGCGAACCCTTTAATCAAGACAACTTTTAATAAATACAGACCAAACGACAATTTTGTAAATTGCTTAATCGGTTCAGAGTCTTCTGTTGATATGGAGTATTTTTTGTTGGAGGAAGAATTTAGCTCAATGAATACCTTAGATTACCAATTTTTGTTGGATCATGGAATTCAGGATAAAATAAAGACAATCCTAAAGCTTCCAGTTTTATCTCTTAAATCAGTTCTTGATCAACACCTGACAACATCCGATAAGCTAGCATTTTTTGATGTAGACGTAGAGGGATACGATTTAGAGGTTTTAAAGTCCAATGACTGGCTAAAATATAGGCCAAAAGTTGTTATGGTAGAATCAAACCTTAACATTGAAGAAGATTTGAAAAGTGAAGTTTATAGTTTTATGAAAAGCGTTGGATATCGATATATTGCTAAATCAGTGGTAAATAGAAGTTTAGAAAACACGTTTTTTATAGATGATAATTAA